TATAAATATATCAAATAATTTTGAAAAAAAATCTAATATAATAAAAGTTACAACATATTTTGATTAAACTTTATTTTAAAATATTATAATAATCATTTTTACAGATTAGCAATTTTCTAGTATACTTAATTAATATCAACATCAATTAAGTTTAAGGAGATATTATGGAAGAAAAAAAATTAGTTGACTTAGATGAGATAGAAAAGTTAACCGTATTAGATAGTAAAACATTAGTTGAAAGAACTTTAAAATTATCAGAGGAGGTAGGAGAGGTATCACAAGCTGTATTAAGTTATACAAATGCATGTGGTTGTGGTTATAAAAACAAATCTAAAGAAGATATAATAGAAGAATGTTTAGATGTTATAATAGTGGCAAGCGCAATAATAAGCCAAACATATAATAATAAAATTGATGAAGAAAAAGTAATACAAATATATAAATCAAAGCTTTCTAAATGGAAATCAAAGTGTGAATAACCTCTACCCTACTACTTTAATAAATTAAAGTGGTAGGGTAGAGGTTATTTTGAATATAGATTTATATAAAACATATGATTTATTAAAGGAATTAAATTAAAAGTTTAAATTAATTATTAAAATAGCTTTTAAGCTAATTAAATAGGAGTGATAATATGAATAATACACTTGTATTATATGAAAGTAATTCTAATACTACAAGAAAAGCTGCAGAAATCATATCATTTATAGTAGGAAATTCTAAATTGCTCGACGTTGAAAATAGTCCAAATTCAATAGATAAATATTCAAATATAGTTATAGCAATTCCTTTATTAGGAAAGAAGACAGGAGATAAAACGATAAAATATTTAGAAAAACATAATTTTGATTTTACAAACAAAAAACTTATAGTAGTTTGTGTTGGATTATCCAAAAAAGACGGAATCCAATACTCAACTCAAATACAAAATATAACTAAGAAGGCAAATATATATTATCATTTTATACATGAAGAATTAGTGCTTAGCAAATTAACACAAGAAGATAAATCTAGCATAAAAAATTTTTCGGAAATAATAAATGTACCATTTAAAGATATGGGAGAATTTAAAGATACTGAAGCTGTAAAAGCAGCTATAAATATAAAAAAATACATAGATAGACAACAGAAAACTGTTCCTAAAATTGAGATGAAAAAAAGTATAGATCAATTTATAAAAAAACACAATACGGCTACAATTGCTACCGGATATGAAAATTTTATAAGGGCTACACCTATAGAGTATGAATACAAAGATAATGTATTTTATTTTATATCAGAAGGTGGATTAAAATATGTAGGGATACTTCAAAATAAAAATATAAGTATTACAATTTACGAAGAGTATACAGGTATGGACAACTTAAGAGGTCTTCAAATTACGGGAAATTGCCAAATGATAGATACTTATAGCGAAGAATATGAAGAAATTATTAACTTAAAAAAGTTAAATCTTGAGTATATAAAAAAGCTTCCTATAACTCTTAATATTTTTAAAGTTATACCTATTAAATATGAATATTTAAACTCAAATTTTAAAAAAAATGGATATGATGCTAGACAGATATTAGACTGCATAGATTAAATAAATTTTTCCATATATTATGACACTAACTATAATTGTAATAGCTATATTTGTGAATAAATCTTTTGAATAAGAGTTTAGTAAGTACATAGATGATAGTAATAAAGCAGAGGTTAATCATCTAGTTTTTGATTTAAGAAATGTATATAATGATAATGAATGGGATGTAGAAACTATAAAACTCTTAGGCGAAGATGCCATAAGAAAAGGAGTAGCATTAGAAATATATGACAATAATAATTTTTTAATTTGGAGTATTTTCAAAGATGAAAAAATGCTATCTAATCATACTTTAAACAATATAAAAAAAATATGAAGCGCATAGATCAAAATTGGAATGGTCAATTAAAAGAATATAAATTTGAAATATATGATGACAATAAAAATGTAATTGGATATGAAAAAATAATTCACTATGACTCTATATATTACATGGAAAATGATATGGAGTTTTTAAATATAATGAATAAATTTATGTTTATAATAAGTATTATATCCATATGAGCTACGATAATAATATCAATAATAATATCAAATCTTATAGAAAAGGTATCTAGTATGGCAAAAGTAATTGGTGAAGGTAACTATAACAATGCATTAGAATATAATAGTAATATTAAAGAAGTAAATGAGCTTATAATATCTATAAATAAACTGGCAGAAAAACTTAATAAACAAGAATTACTAAGAAAAAGGCTAACAACAGACATATCTCATGAACTCAGAACACCTATAACTAGTATGCAAGGACATTTAGATGCAATGATCGATGGAGTGTGGGAAATTACACCACAAAGACTTATAAGCATAAAAGAAGAGGTCGTAAGATTAGGGAGTTTAGTAGGTAGTCTTAGAAATTTAGCAAAGTTTGATAATGAAACGAGTGAATCGAATAGAAAAAATACTAACTTAGGAGAACTAATACAAAATATAATATATAATTATGAAGCAAAAGCACTAGATAAAAATATAAGTATAGATTATGAATTAAATAATATATATATGAATATAGATAAAAATCAGTTCTCACAAGTTATAATAAATTTATTGTCAAATGCTATTAAATATACAAATAAAGGTGGAAAAATCTACATTAAGCTAACTTTATTGAAGTAGATTTTTTGCATATAAAAATTATTTTAATGTAAGAATTTTCAAGTACCCTAAAATAAAAAATTAGAATATTTAATCCTCCTATAATAAATATTATACAAAAGGAGGTTTTTTTCATGAAAAATAAAAACGATAATGATATAGAAGATATAGAGTATGAAATGTTAGGAAATATGTTTATAGGAAGCTTATTTGATATGACAGGCGAATTAGATAATACAGCTCAAAACTGGATAACATATTTAGAAGTAGAAGAAATAAGAAAGTTAAAAAAAGAAAGAAAATGATATAAAAATAGGCTATGCAAAGAATTAAGCATAGTCTATTTTTTATTTTAAGTATACAGAGTAAAGTATATTTAATAAAATAAAATACAGAAAATTTAGAAAATTTTACCTATTATTAACTATATCATAACGTTTTCTTAATAAAAACATCATACTATTAAGTAAATAAAAAAAATGAGGTGGATAAAATGTGAGATAGCATTATTGTATTTAATAAAATCAAATACGTTCCTATACCTATAAATATAATTACCTAATAGATAGTATTTGATAAATTTAGTATATTAAAAATTAAGAAGGAGGCATATTATGAAATCTGATATATTCAGAAAGATGCCAGTTGAGAAGCTATTGAGCCATAATCAAGAAGGTAAAGGATTAAAGAAAGTTTTAGGGGCATTTGAACTTACTATGCTAGGTATAGGGGCAATAATAGGAACAGGAATATTTGTATTAACAGGTGTAGCAGCTGCAGATTATGCAGGTCCAGCTCTTATACTATCATTTATTATTTCAGGTATAGCGTGTGCTTTTGCAGCATTATGCTATGCAGAACTATCAGCGATGATACCTATATCAGGAAGTGCATATACCTTTGGATATGTAGGGCTTGGAGAAATTTGGGGGTGGCTAATAGGTTGGGATTTAATATTAGAGTACTGTGTAGCAGTAGCAGCTGTTTCAATTGGTTGGTCTGGCTATATAGTAAATATACTAAATATACTAGGTATACATTTACCTAAAGCCTTAATAGCAGCACCTGGTAGTGGCGGTATTATAAATTTACCAGCAATATTAATTTTAGCTCTTATAGCTGGATTATTATTATTAGGAGCGAAGGAAAGCGCTAAACTAAATAATATATTAGTAGCAGTAAAAATAGCAGTAGTTCTTTTATTTATAATTTTAGGGTTTAAACACGTAGAACCAGCTAACTGGCATCCATTTATGCCTTATGGATGGAGTGGAGTATTCTCTGGAGCCGCAATAGTATTCTTTGCATATATTGGATTCGATGCGGTTGCAACAGCAGCAGAAGAAGTTAAAAATCCTCAAAAAGATTTGCCTAAAGGAATAATAGGGTCTTTATTAATATGTACTGTATTATATATAGTAGTATCTGCTATATTAACAGGTATGGTACCATATTTAGACTTTAAGGATAATGCGGCTCCTGTTGCATACGCATTATCAAAAGTTGGTATTCAATGGGGATCAGCTTTAGTATCAGTAGGTGCAGTATGTGGTATAACTTCAGTATTATTAGTTATGATGTATGGATCTACTCGTTTATTTTATGCTTTATCAAGAGATGGATTATTACCTAAAGCATTTAGTCAAGTTTCTCAAAAAAGTGGAGCACCAACTAAGAGTATAGCACTAGTTTTTATAGCTACAGCACTTGTAGCAGGGTTCTTCCCAATAGGAAAAGTTGCAGAATTAACTAATATGGGAACATTAGCAGCATTTGTTATAGTTTCTTTATCAGTTATAATACTAAGAAAATCTAGACCTGATTTACAAAGACCATTTAAGGTTCCTTTCGTTCCAGTAATTCCTATACTTGCAGTTGTATTTTGCTTATTCTTAATATTACAATTACCTACTTTCACAAAAATGGCATTTTTAGTCTGGATTTCTATAGGATTTATTGTATATGTATTTTATGGATATAAACATAGTTCATTGAATGAAGAAAAAATAAAATCTTAAAATAAAGATTAAATGTATGTAGTAGAGGGTATAAGTTGTACTAAGATAATTGTATTACTTCACACACATATAGAAAGGGGTGTCGTTTTAAATGATGCCTCTTTTTATTGTGTGAAAATTATGATTATAAATAGTGGAGTAAAAATGTAAATCAGTAATTCGAATACAATAAATATATTGTATAAATCTTAATTTATTACAATAAAAGTATTATAAATACTTAAATTTTAAGGTTGAACATGATTATATGAAAAATTTGTAAATATTAAATGTATCCCTTGTATGTTATAATTTTATTAAAATAATATTAAGGATAAGGAGACTATGGATAAAATAAAAAGTAGTACAATATATGAAGATGGATATATAATGGGAAAAGAGAACGTTAAAATATATTATAAAAGTTATATTGTAGAACAGAGTAAAGCTAATATAGTAATATCTCATGGTTTCTGTGAAACATCAGAAAAATATGATGAAATAATTAAAATGTTTAATGATAGCGGATTTTCAGTATACATAATGGATCATAGAGGCCATGGAAAATCCGGACGATTAGGTATAGATAATAGCCAAATAAATGTAGAAAGTTTTGAACATTATGTATATGATTTTAAAACTTTTTTAGATAGTGTTGTTGTATATAATAAAAAAGAAGAAAAAATATTCCTATTTGCTCACTCTATGGGAGGAGCTATAGGATCATTATTTTTAGAAAAGTATGAAAATTATTTCGATGGAGCAATTTTAAATTGTCCTATGATGGAAATTGAAACAGGAAAATATCCTATCTTTATTTCTAAGATAGTCTCTAGATTTATGTGTCTTATAGGTCAAGGAAACCAATATATATTAGGCCATGGTCCATTTAAAATAAAAGGAAATTTAAATAAATTAGAACTTGATTCTCAAACAAGATATAGTTCATATTTAAAAAAACAGCTTGAAAATGAAGAACTTCAAACATCTGGGGGGGCATTTAAATGGTTAAAAGAAGCATTTAAAGCAACAGATGTATTAACTCGAGAGGAAAATGCAAGTAAAGTAAAAATACCTATATTGATATTTCAGGCAGGGAAAGATATTTTTGTAAGGCCGGGTGGACAAAATAAGTTCGCAAGTTATGCTAAAAATTGCAAGATTATTTTAAGAAAAGATGCAAAACATGATATATATATCGAAGAAGATGCAATTTTTAACACGTATATTGAGGATGTAATTAATTTTTACAATGGACTACTAAAAAATAAATCTCGTATAAACTAAAATCATCTAGAATTTAAATTCTAGATGATTTTTTATGGATTAAAAAATATATAAAATTACAAAAAATAAGAAATTTTGATATAATTGTGCTATATTATAGTTAAATAAACAAAGGGTGGGGTGGTTTATAATGAGTAAAAGTAATCAAAATTTAATTGATCCACTATTAAAAAGTGGAAATGTATATAAACTTAAATGTGAAAAGTGTAATTCAATATCGGTGCAAATTAGTGACAAAGAAGAACCCGATTATTTATGCTTTGAGTGTGGAGGCACATGTAAGCTTATAGGATGTAAAATTAAATAAATATATAAAATTAAAAAAAATTTTTAGAAAATTTAAAAATATAATTGACAAAGCTTTTTAGAAAATATATTATATAAAATATAAAAAGAAATTATAAATGCGATGAAAAGGAAAGTAACTTTAAGAATACTTTTACAGAGAGCCCTTATTGGTGAGAAGGGGCAAAGAATATTAAAGTGAAAATGGCCTTGGAGCGGTGTACCGAGATCTAGTTATAAGATTTAGGCTACAACGGGTTCACCCGTTACAGTGATAGAGTATAACCATAAATTTGGCGTACTTAATGAGGTTTGTATTGTGAAATACAAATAAACTAGGATGGTAACACGAAGTCAACTCTCGTTCCTAAGATTAATTTCTTAGGACGGGAGTTTTTTTATGCAACAAAGAATGATTATTTATATAAATTAAGTGGCGCGCGAACTTAATTAGTATGAATAATTGCCTAAGATGAATTTTATGTGAGAATTTAAGTATAAAAATTAAAAGGAGACCAATAAAATGAAACAAGAAACTAAAAAAGGAAATCCATTAGCATTATTGCCTTTAGGCGTGTTTTTATTATTATTTGTAGGAAGTGGGATAATAACAGGAGATTTTTATAAAATGCCTGCAGTAGTAGCATTTTTAATATCTGGTGCAGTAGCATTATTATTTAATAAAAAAGAGAGTTTAGAAGCAAAGTTAAATGTATTTTGTAAAGGTGCAGGAGAACCTAATATTATTTTAATGGTTTTAATATTTTTATTTGCAGGAGCATTTTCAAGTGTAGCTAAAGCTATGGGAGGAGTAGATTCAACGGTAAACCTAAGTTTATCAATACTTCCATCAAATCTTTTAGTAGCAGGACTATTTATAATAGGATGCTTTATATCAGTATCAATGGGAACCTCAGTTGGTACAATAGCCGCTTTAGCTCCAATAGGTGTTGGAATATCTGAAAAAACAGGAATACCAGTAGCTTTAGTTATAGGAGCAGTAGTAGGTGGAGCAATGTTTGGAGACAATTTATCTATAATATCAGATACAACAATAGCAGCAGTAAGAACACAAGGTTGTGAATTAAAAGATAAATTTAAAATGAACTTTAAAATAGTTTTACCAGCAGCTATAGTTACTGCAGTGTTACTAACAATAGTAACATTAGGATATGATAATGTTGCAAACCAAAGCTATGACTATAATCTAATAAAAGTTCTTCCATACCTAGTAGTACTGATAGGTGCACTATGTGGAGTAAATGTTTTCGTACTATTAGGCAGTGGAATTGGATTTGCAGGGGTTGTAGGTTTATTTACTAAATCATTCGATATATTTGGACTTATAGAAGCTATATCTGGCGGAATAGCAGGTATGTATGAATTAAGTATTTTATGTATAGTAGTAGGAGGCGCAGTTTCTCTTATAAAGTTTAATGGTGGTATTGATTATATACTTTATTTTATAACAAGCAGAATAAAAAGTAAAAAAGGTGCAGAGTTTGGAATAGCTGGATTAGTAAGTGTTATTGATTTATGTACTGCAAATAATACTATAGCAATAGTTACAGCGGGCCCATTAGCAAAGGATATTGCTGATAAATATGAAATAGATCCTAGAAAAACAGCTAGTATATTGGATATATTTTCATCTTGCTGGCAAGGCGTTATACCATATGGAGCACAGCTTTTAACAGCAGCTGGTGTTGCTCAAATATCTCCAGTTGAAATTTTACCATATTTATATTATCCAGGATTAATGTTTATATGTGGTATAGCATCTATATTATTTGCAAAAAATATTTGTAAAGTCAAAAAATCAAATCAAACAGCTTAAAATATAAAATTTTATTAAATGTTAGAAAAAAGAACGGTTTTTAGCCGTTCTTTTTCTTTGTTATAAAACAGTATTTTTTTTTATTATATTCAAATAATAAGAAGTGTTAGAAAATATATATAAGGAGTGATCGTATTGAAAATTTCAAAAAAATTACTAACATTAGGACTTACTTTGGTTATGGTGGTCCCGGTTATAGTAGGCTGTTCAAATAAAGAAAATACAAATGTTCAAAATCCCGCAGATACTATAGATTTTAAAATAATAGCAACTAGCGATATGCATGACTATTTAATGAACTACGATTATTATACGACATCAGAGTCTGATAATTATGGATTAGTTAAAATTTCAACTATTATAAATCAATATAAAGATGAAAATGGGAAAAAAGGAGATAAAAAACTTGACAATCTTATAGTAGTTGATAATGGAGATTTAATTCAAGGAAATCCCTTAGGTGACTATTATGCTAGAGTAGAACCAGTTAAAGTAGGTGAGACACATCCTGCGTATAAAGCTTTAGAAACTTCAGGGTATGATGTGGGCAATTTAGGTAATCATGAATTTAATTATGGATTAGATTATTTAAAACAAATAATAAAAGATACTAAAGTCCCTATTGTAAATGCTAATATTTATAATGCACAAACTAATAAATCTGAATTTGAACAATATAAAATAATAACAGAGAATGTAGTTGATGAAAACGGTAAAGAGCATCAAATAAAAATTGGTGTAACAGGATTTGTTCCACCTCAAATATTAAGTTGGGATAAATTAAACTTGGAAGGAAAAGTTACTGTAAAAGATATAAAAGATAGCGCGGAAGATGTTATAAGTAAAATGAAGAAAGACGGTTGTGATGTAGTTGTAGCACTTGCTCATACAGGATATGGTGATGGAAAGTACGAAAAAGATGAAGAAAATATGGCTTATGAACTTACAAAAATTAAAGGAATAGATGCAGTTGTAGGAGGTCACTCACATGATATATTCCCTGCTGAGAATTTTATAGAAGGTAATAAGCAATTAAAAGAGGTTGATGTGAAAAAAGGTACCATGAATAATATTGCAACGGTTCAACCTTCTAAATATGCAGAAGGTGTAGGGGTAATTGATTTAAAACTACAAAAAGATAAAGAAGGATATAAAGTTGTTGATTCATCTTCTGAATATATTAGTGCAGAAGGTATAGAAAATGACAAAGCATTAGAAGGAGCACTAAAAGAATCACATGAGAAAGTAGTTGCATATGTAAATTCTCCAGTTGGCAAAACAGATGTAGCTATAAATACTTATTTTGCATTGACTAATGATAATAATGCTGTTCAACTTATATCTGATGCTCAATTAGATTATATTAAAAAGAAAATTTTAGAAGAGGATGAGTTAAAGCAGTATAAAGAGCTACCTGTATTATCAGCAGCGGCACCGTTTAAAGCAGGCCTTTCAAAAGATGGAACAAAAGCTGATGATTATGTAGATATAGAAAAAGGTAATTTATCCATAAAAGATATTGCAAATATTTATAAATATCCTAATACAGCAGCAGTTCTTAAATTAAATGGAAAATATATCAAGAATTGGTTAGAAATGAGTGCAGGTATGTTTAATACGATAGACCCAAATAAGTCTGAATCACAAGAGCTATTAAATAAAAACTACCCTGCATTTAACTTTGATACATTAGATGGATTAACATATGAAATTGATGTAACTAAAAAGCCAAAATATAATGAAAATGGAGACTTAGTAAATAAAGATTCAAATAGAATAACGAATCTTAAATATGATGGAAAAGAAGTAAAAGAGAGTGATGAATTCTTAGTTATAACTAATAATTATAGAGCTAGTGGTGGGGGGAACTTTCCTATATTTGAAGGAAGTGATAAAAAAGTAGTATTTACTTCTAGTGATGAAACTAGACAAATAGTTACAGACTATATAAAAGCAAAAGGAACTATATCTCCAAAAGCGGATAATAATTGGAAAATAAAAACTACTACAAGTAAAGCAAAACCAGTCTTCTTATCTAATGATAATGGTGAAGATTATCTAAAAGATTATTGTAATATAAAAAAATATTCAGATAAAGATAATGACCTTGTTGAATATGAATATGATTTAAATAAATAATTAATTAAAGAGCTCTAAAACCTCTATTGATTTTTAGGATCATATAGAGGTTTTTTATTATAAATTAAAACATATATAAATTTTACTGGAAATATACGTATTTAAGATGCTAAAATATAAAAGAATTAAAGACTAAATCTTTATGTAATTACTTTGAAAAAATATAAGGATTATATGCTTATTTAAGCTTAGTAATTATAAAGTAAAATTTTATATTAAAAATAAATATGTATATTTAGGAGATATGTAATGAAATTAAATGAATTGAAGATATATTCGCAAAATAATTTTGATAAAGAAATAATCGAGAGAATGTGTAAGGATAGTGAAGAAAATTTAAATAAGTATATAATAAATGTAATATGTGATTTACTTAAAAATATACCAATGGAAGAATCATTTATGTTTGCTGCAAAGAAATTTATAAATAATAGCAAAGAAGAAAATATAGCTAAAATATCCACATATGTAAGTTTAATTCCATATGTTCAGCTAAAGTTAAAAGACAGAAATGATGGATATATTATAGCAAGCTCTTTAATTGAAATTTTAATAAGCTATATAGTTGGTTGCGTAGAAGAAACAACTTTCGATAATAAGTTGTTAGAGATAAAACAAATATTAGAAATATCTAATGTGTTCTATAAAGAACTTATACATTACTTTGAGCAATATAAAGATGTAATAGTAGATAGCATAAGTAAAAAATTATAAATATTGAAATATATTTAAAAATCTAACTGTATATGCTAGAATAAAGTATTATAATGTAATAATTAAAAGGAGTTTGAAATGGAAAAATTTTTAGAAGATGATAATGTAAATATACAAGTAGGACAGTTAGGTAATATACTTATTCAAAGTAATGGATATGAAGAATTTTATAGTAATTTATCTAAGTGTAATATAGAGTTTAATGAAGCTAAGACATATGAAATAGCATCAAGTGGATTTGTAGATTTTAACCAACACTTATATGAAGATATAAACCATATGAATTCAATAAGTAGTGGAATATATTTAGAAAAATCTTTAATAACATATAGAATATTCATCTGGGGATCTAAGGGTGAAGGATTTGAGATATTTAAACATGTTTTTATAGGGGAAGAAATATCTAATATTAAAACAGAAAATGATATAAAACAATATATAGCTTCTCACTTACAAGAATTAGAAGATGGTATTTTAAAAACATATAATGGATGTATAAAAGAAAGTTTTGAAAAGTTTGGAATGGATATTGAAAATAGAATGTTACCTCTACAAAGTATACTTCAGTTTTTAACTATACCAAATAATATGAATGATTTTAGATAAGCTTAATATCAACAAGGATTTAGTTGAATTTAAAACTAAATCCTTTTATTTTTATAGAATTTAAATTTAATATTTAAGCTAAAAAATTAAAGGGGACTTAACTAAAATATAGAATAAAAACATAAAATTAAAATTAAGGAGAATTTAGATGATAAAGATAGCAAAGGATATAGGGGTTACAAGAGTAGATAATTTGAGAGGTGGTAAAAAAAGTGTAAATATAAAACACTTAATTTGGGGAGATGAGTTAAAAGATAAAGCAAAAATGATATCAAAAATAACATTACCAAAAGGTGCGTCTATAGGATATCATGACCATACAGACGATTTTGAAGTATATTATATATTGAGTGGAGTAGGTATTGTAGATGACAATGGTAACATTACGAAGGTATCAAAAGGAGATGTTATATATACTTGTGATGGTGCTACTCACTCAATCGAAAATACAGGCGAAAATAATTTAGAATTTATTGCTATAGTTATAAATGAATAAAAAATAATTTAGAATAATAATATAATAAAAAATAAAGACTTAATATTTTATTAAGCCTTTATTTTTCTTGATTAAATATAGAAAATAACTAATATTTATAAAAATTTATTGTTAACAAACTCTTAAACTTATATTAATATTAACTTAATATTTAACTGCCATTTAACATAATCTTAACATAAATCTAAATAAGTTAACATTTACTTAACACAATATGACATTTTTTTTGATAGAATGAATTTGTACTAATAAATAAGAAAATTTAAAAAATTACATATGCATATCTTAAGGAGGAAACAAGAAAGTGGAAATAGCAATTAACTTAATGGGAGGTCTTGGACTTTTCCTGTATGGTATGAACCTTATGGGAGATGGACTTCAAAAGTCAGCAGGAGCTAAACTAAGAAGGATAATCGAACTTTTAACAAGTAATGTTTTAATGGGGGTTATAGTTGGTGCTTTAGTTACAGCAATTATACAAAGTAGTAGTGCTACTACAGTAATGGTTGTTGGATTTGTTAATGCCGGAATTATGACTTTACCACAGGCAATAGGGGTTATAATGGGTGCGAATATAGGTACAACTATAACAGCACAGCTAGTTTCTCTTAATTTAGTAGGTCTTGCACCAGTTGCACTAGGTATAGGTATAATACTTTATTTATTCTCATCTAAGCCAAAAGTTAAAAATATGGCTGAGATATTAATAGGATTTGGTATATTATTCACTG
Above is a genomic segment from Romboutsia lituseburensis containing:
- a CDS encoding MazG-like family protein → MEEKKLVDLDEIEKLTVLDSKTLVERTLKLSEEVGEVSQAVLSYTNACGCGYKNKSKEDIIEECLDVIIVASAIISQTYNNKIDEEKVIQIYKSKLSKWKSKCE
- a CDS encoding pyridoxamine 5'-phosphate oxidase family protein; the encoded protein is MNNTLVLYESNSNTTRKAAEIISFIVGNSKLLDVENSPNSIDKYSNIVIAIPLLGKKTGDKTIKYLEKHNFDFTNKKLIVVCVGLSKKDGIQYSTQIQNITKKANIYYHFIHEELVLSKLTQEDKSSIKNFSEIINVPFKDMGEFKDTEAVKAAINIKKYIDRQQKTVPKIEMKKSIDQFIKKHNTATIATGYENFIRATPIEYEYKDNVFYFISEGGLKYVGILQNKNISITIYEEYTGMDNLRGLQITGNCQMIDTYSEEYEEIINLKKLNLEYIKKLPITLNIFKVIPIKYEYLNSNFKKNGYDARQILDCID
- a CDS encoding sensor histidine kinase, whose product is MAKVIGEGNYNNALEYNSNIKEVNELIISINKLAEKLNKQELLRKRLTTDISHELRTPITSMQGHLDAMIDGVWEITPQRLISIKEEVVRLGSLVGSLRNLAKFDNETSESNRKNTNLGELIQNIIYNYEAKALDKNISIDYELNNIYMNIDKNQFSQVIINLLSNAIKYTNKGGKIYIKLTLLK
- a CDS encoding amino acid permease, translating into MKSDIFRKMPVEKLLSHNQEGKGLKKVLGAFELTMLGIGAIIGTGIFVLTGVAAADYAGPALILSFIISGIACAFAALCYAELSAMIPISGSAYTFGYVGLGEIWGWLIGWDLILEYCVAVAAVSIGWSGYIVNILNILGIHLPKALIAAPGSGGIINLPAILILALIAGLLLLGAKESAKLNNILVAVKIAVVLLFIILGFKHVEPANWHPFMPYGWSGVFSGAAIVFFAYIGFDAVATAAEEVKNPQKDLPKGIIGSLLICTVLYIVVSAILTGMVPYLDFKDNAAPVAYALSKVGIQWGSALVSVGAVCGITSVLLVMMYGSTRLFYALSRDGLLPKAFSQVSQKSGAPTKSIALVFIATALVAGFFPIGKVAELTNMGTLAAFVIVSLSVIILRKSRPDLQRPFKVPFVPVIPILAVVFCLFLILQLPTFTKMAFLVWISIGFIVYVFYGYKHSSLNEEKIKS
- a CDS encoding lysophospholipase translates to MDKIKSSTIYEDGYIMGKENVKIYYKSYIVEQSKANIVISHGFCETSEKYDEIIKMFNDSGFSVYIMDHRGHGKSGRLGIDNSQINVESFEHYVYDFKTFLDSVVVYNKKEEKIFLFAHSMGGAIGSLFLEKYENYFDGAILNCPMMEIETGKYPIFISKIVSRFMCLIGQGNQYILGHGPFKIKGNLNKLELDSQTRYSSYLKKQLENEELQTSGGAFKWLKEAFKATDVLTREENASKVKIPILIFQAGKDIFVRPGGQNKFASYAKNCKIILRKDAKHDIYIEEDAIFNTYIEDVINFYNGLLKNKSRIN
- a CDS encoding Na+/H+ antiporter NhaC family protein, translating into MKQETKKGNPLALLPLGVFLLLFVGSGIITGDFYKMPAVVAFLISGAVALLFNKKESLEAKLNVFCKGAGEPNIILMVLIFLFAGAFSSVAKAMGGVDSTVNLSLSILPSNLLVAGLFIIGCFISVSMGTSVGTIAALAPIGVGISEKTGIPVALVIGAVVGGAMFGDNLSIISDTTIAAVRTQGCELKDKFKMNFKIVLPAAIVTAVLLTIVTLGYDNVANQSYDYNLIKVLPYLVVLIGALCGVNVFVLLGSGIGFAGVVGLFTKSFDIFGLIEAISGGIAGMYELSILCIVVGGAVSLIKFNGGIDYILYFITSRIKSKKGAEFGIAGLVSVIDLCTANNTIAIVTAGPLAKDIADKYEIDPRKTASILDIFSSCWQGVIPYGAQLLTAAGVAQISPVEILPYLYYPGLMFICGIASILFAKNICKVKKSNQTA
- a CDS encoding bifunctional 2',3'-cyclic-nucleotide 2'-phosphodiesterase/3'-nucleotidase; this encodes MKISKKLLTLGLTLVMVVPVIVGCSNKENTNVQNPADTIDFKIIATSDMHDYLMNYDYYTTSESDNYGLVKISTIINQYKDENGKKGDKKLDNLIVVDNGDLIQGNPLGDYYARVEPVKVGETHPAYKALETSGYDVGNLGNHEFNYGLDYLKQIIKDTKVPIVNANIYNAQTNKSEFEQYKIITENVVDENGKEHQIKIGVTGFVPPQILSWDKLNLEGKVTVKDIKDSAEDVISKMKKDGCDVVVALAHTGYGDGKYEKDEENMAYELTKIKGIDAVVGGHSHDIFPAENFIEGNKQLKEVDVKKGTMNNIATVQPSKYAEGVGVIDLKLQKDKEGYKVVDSSSEYISAEGIENDKALEGALKESHEKVVAYVNSPVGKTDVAINTYFALTNDNNAVQLISDAQLDYIKKKILEEDELKQYKELPVLSAAAPFKAGLSKDGTKADDYVDIEKGNLSIKDIANIYKYPNTAAVLKLNGKYIKNWLEMSAGMFNTIDPNKSESQELLNKNYPAFNFDTLDGLTYEIDVTKKPKYNENGDLVNKDSNRITNLKYDGKEVKESDEFLVITNNYRASGGGNFPIFEGSDKKVVFTSSDETRQIVTDYIKAKGTISPKADNNWKIKTTTSKAKPVFLSNDNGEDYLKDYCNIKKYSDKDNDLVEYEYDLNK
- a CDS encoding cupin domain-containing protein, encoding MIKIAKDIGVTRVDNLRGGKKSVNIKHLIWGDELKDKAKMISKITLPKGASIGYHDHTDDFEVYYILSGVGIVDDNGNITKVSKGDVIYTCDGATHSIENTGENNLEFIAIVINE